The Dehalococcoidia bacterium genome includes the window GCGGTGGACCTCGGCACGTGCCTCGGCCAGACCGTCGGTGGTGTCGTGGTCGGTGATGGCGATAACCCGTAAACCCCGCTGCGCGCACAGGCGCACCAGAGCCGTGGGGCGCAAGCGCCCATCCGAGGCGGTAGTGTGCAGGTGCAGGTCGGCGAGGACGGGAGAGGGCATCTAGCGCTCCTGGCGGTCCACACGGACAATAGAGCGGGCACGGCCCGTCTGCTCGTCAATGTCCACCAGCACGGCGTTGAGCACCGCCACTCCTCCCGCCACGCTGAAACGGCGCGGGGTTTGGGTCAGGAAGCGTTGGATGATCTCCCCCACCTCCACGCCGATAATGGAGTGCAAGGGGCCGCACATACCCACATCGGTGATGAAGGCGGTGCCTTTGGGAAGGATGCGGGGATCCGCGGTGGGGACGTGGGTATGGGTGCCCAGCACGGCGCTCACCCGCCCGTCCAAGTACCAGCCCAGGGCTTGCTTTTCGCTGGTGGCCTCGGCGTGAAAATCCACGATGATGATTTTGGCCCCTTGTAAGCGCTGCAGGAGGGCATCGGCGGTGCGGAAGGGGCAGTCAATGGGGGCCATGAACGTCCGCCCCTGCAGGTTGACCACCACCACCTCACCCCGTTGGAGGTAGCCCTTGCCCGGCAGGTTGGGGGGGTAGTTCAGGGGGCGCAGCACGGGCAGGTCGCTATCCAAGTGGGGGATGAAGTCCTTTTGGTCCCAGATGTGGTTGCCGGAGGTGATGATGTCCACCCCCGCCTGGAGGATTTCCTGGGCTGTGTCCAGGGTAAGGCCATTGCCACCAGCGGCGTTCTCGCCGTTGGCGATGACAAGATCGGGTGTCAGGTCCTTGCGGAGGATGGGCAAAAAAATCTGCAAGGCCCGACGCCCGGGCTTGCCCACCACATCGCCGATGAAGAGCACACGCATGGCAACCCCCTCCATAGAATACTGGAAGGGGGGGAGTGCTGTGAAGGGCTAGCGGCCCGTGGGCCGTCGTGCTATGCTGAGCGCATATGGGAAAAAGGGGAACAGCCATGTTTAGCACGCGTGTCGCCTCGAGGACTTTAGAGCGCCTGGCCACCCAGCTGGGAAACCCCTCTCCCCGCTGGAGACGGGCGGCAGCAGCCCTTGCCCTAGAGGCGGAGACGCTTCTGCGGAGCCTCCACCTGCGCCAGCCCCAGGAGGCGATGGGGGTTTTGGAGGCCCTGTTCCGCGCCTTTCTGGTGGGCAAGGGGGTGTCCCCGAATGAGGACACCCCTTCGTTTTACCCCGTGATGGGGGGCCTGTTCACCCTGCTGGTAGAGGAGGTGCGGGGCAAACACGAAACCCACTACCCGTACCTGGCTGGTGTTCTGGCGGCCATTTTGGCGCAGAGGGGGTCGCGGGGACGGCGTCGCCCGTCCTCCCGTCGATAGGGTGGCCTATGGCCTCGGATGTGCACGTGCACCGCAATATCCCCATCCCTCTGCGGGATGGGGTGGTTCTGGCGGGTGACCTCTACCTTCCCCCTGGGCCTGGGCCTTTCCCTGTGCTTATGGAGCGCACCCCCTACAACAAATC containing:
- a CDS encoding TIGR00282 family metallophosphoesterase, yielding MRVLFIGDVVGKPGRRALQIFLPILRKDLTPDLVIANGENAAGGNGLTLDTAQEILQAGVDIITSGNHIWDQKDFIPHLDSDLPVLRPLNYPPNLPGKGYLQRGEVVVVNLQGRTFMAPIDCPFRTADALLQRLQGAKIIIVDFHAEATSEKQALGWYLDGRVSAVLGTHTHVPTADPRILPKGTAFITDVGMCGPLHSIIGVEVGEIIQRFLTQTPRRFSVAGGVAVLNAVLVDIDEQTGRARSIVRVDRQER